From Streptomyces asiaticus, one genomic window encodes:
- a CDS encoding class I SAM-dependent methyltransferase, which produces MDREKITLSGAQETLLATLYGRAVDSRSPDSILHDHAAREAVERVAYDFGKTGMTDTTAVGIALRAKQLDDWALEFLAEHQKATVLHLACGLDTRVQRLDPPSSVRWLDVDYPEVIDLRRRLLPEPSGNYEMVGASVTDEAWLREVPDDRPAVVVAEGLTMYLRKEEGKRLIQRITERFPSGQLLFDVYGPLGIRLQKMVPAVRNAGATLHWGLDDPHEVETWHPGLTCLDAVRSVDMPGVEKMPASGRMSMRVMAHLPGFRNVGRILRYRF; this is translated from the coding sequence ATGGATCGCGAAAAGATCACTCTCAGCGGCGCTCAGGAGACCTTGCTCGCCACGCTGTACGGCAGGGCGGTGGACAGCCGTTCACCCGACTCCATCCTGCACGACCACGCGGCCCGGGAGGCCGTGGAGCGCGTGGCCTACGACTTCGGCAAAACGGGGATGACGGACACGACGGCGGTCGGCATCGCCCTGCGGGCGAAACAGCTCGACGACTGGGCCTTGGAGTTCCTGGCCGAGCATCAGAAGGCGACCGTGCTCCATCTCGCGTGCGGTCTCGACACCCGGGTGCAGCGCCTCGACCCGCCGTCGTCGGTGCGCTGGCTCGACGTCGACTACCCCGAGGTGATCGATCTGCGCCGGCGGCTGCTGCCCGAGCCGTCGGGGAACTACGAGATGGTCGGCGCCTCGGTGACCGATGAGGCATGGCTGCGCGAGGTGCCGGACGACCGGCCCGCCGTGGTCGTCGCCGAGGGGCTGACGATGTATCTGCGCAAGGAGGAGGGCAAGCGGCTGATCCAGCGGATCACCGAGCGGTTCCCCAGCGGCCAGCTGCTCTTCGATGTCTACGGGCCGCTGGGCATCCGGCTCCAGAAGATGGTCCCCGCGGTGCGCAACGCGGGCGCCACTCTCCACTGGGGCCTGGACGACCCCCATGAGGTCGAGACCTGGCACCCGGGGCTGACCTGCCTCGACGCGGTGCGCAGCGTGGACATGCCGGGGGTGGAGAAGATGCCGGCCTCCGGCCGGATGAGCATGCGGGTGATGGCGCATCTGCCCGGTTTCCGGAATGTGGGCCGGATCCTGCGCTACCGCTTCTAG
- a CDS encoding globin domain-containing protein — protein MLSQKSAETVRATLPTVGEAIGTITELFYRKLFTAHPELLRNMFNRANQAAGTQRQALAGAIAAFATALVERPGTRPDALLSRIAHKHASLGVSAAQYPVVHRHLSAAIAEVLGDAATEEVAAAWDEVYWLMANALIEIERRLYAEQGVLAGGTWRQWEVVERVRETADVATFRIRPADGRPAPAFTAGQYVSVQVELADEARQIRQYSLTNAPGATVRSFSVKREAAGEGPAGEVSGHLHDHIHEGDELTVSAPYGDVVLDGTDTPLLLASAGIGCTPMVAMLEELTARGHQAPVIAVHADRSAADHALREDQERLVTKLARGTAHTWYERPEGHWPAERTGRVDLSGIEIPDGVQAYLCGPMPFMRSVRTQLLERGVHPSAIHYEVFGPDLWLTRDHGEDH, from the coding sequence ATGCTCTCCCAGAAGTCCGCCGAGACCGTCCGCGCCACGCTTCCCACCGTTGGTGAGGCCATCGGCACCATCACCGAGCTGTTCTACCGGAAGCTCTTCACGGCCCACCCCGAACTGCTGAGGAACATGTTCAACCGGGCCAACCAGGCCGCGGGCACCCAACGGCAGGCCCTCGCGGGCGCGATCGCCGCGTTCGCCACCGCCCTGGTGGAGCGGCCGGGCACCCGCCCCGACGCCCTGCTGAGCCGGATCGCCCACAAGCACGCCTCGCTCGGGGTGAGCGCCGCGCAGTATCCGGTGGTGCACCGTCATCTGTCCGCCGCCATCGCGGAGGTGCTCGGCGACGCGGCCACCGAGGAGGTGGCCGCCGCCTGGGACGAGGTGTACTGGCTGATGGCCAACGCCCTGATCGAGATCGAGCGGCGGCTGTACGCGGAGCAGGGCGTGCTGGCCGGCGGGACCTGGCGGCAGTGGGAGGTGGTCGAGCGGGTCCGGGAGACCGCGGATGTGGCCACCTTCCGGATCCGTCCGGCGGACGGCCGCCCCGCCCCGGCGTTCACGGCGGGCCAGTATGTCTCGGTGCAGGTGGAACTGGCCGACGAAGCGCGGCAGATCCGCCAGTACAGCCTGACCAACGCCCCCGGCGCCACCGTGCGCTCCTTCTCCGTCAAGCGCGAGGCCGCGGGCGAGGGCCCGGCCGGTGAGGTCTCCGGCCACCTCCACGACCACATCCACGAGGGCGACGAGCTCACCGTCTCCGCGCCCTACGGCGATGTCGTGCTCGACGGCACGGACACACCGCTGCTGCTCGCCTCCGCCGGGATCGGCTGCACCCCGATGGTGGCCATGCTGGAGGAGCTGACGGCCCGCGGGCACCAGGCCCCGGTCATCGCCGTCCACGCCGACCGCTCCGCCGCCGACCACGCCCTGCGCGAAGACCAGGAGCGGCTGGTCACCAAGCTGGCGCGGGGCACCGCCCATACGTGGTACGAGCGGCCCGAGGGCCACTGGCCGGCCGAGCGCACCGGCCGCGTCGACCTGTCCGGCATCGAGATCCCGGACGGCGTGCAGGCGTATCTGTGCGGGCCGATGCCCTTCATGCGGTCGGTGCGGACCCAGTTGCTGGAGCGGGGTGTGCACCCCTCCGCGATCCACTACGAGGTCTTCGGCCCCGATCTGTGGCTGACGCGGGACCACGGCGAGGACCACTGA
- a CDS encoding RrF2 family transcriptional regulator, translating into MRLTKSTDLALRTIMRLAVTGAEPCTARQVAEEMQVPYSHLAKVAARLQHLGLIETRRGRGGGLTLTTTGRTASVGQLVRELEGVGDVVDCEGDVPCPLRQGCRLRMALRRAQEAFLASLDPLTVDDLVASPTGPVLLGLVGRAPGLSP; encoded by the coding sequence ATGCGGCTGACGAAGTCAACGGACCTGGCGCTCCGCACGATCATGCGGCTGGCGGTCACCGGCGCCGAGCCCTGCACCGCCCGGCAGGTCGCCGAGGAGATGCAGGTGCCGTACAGCCATCTGGCCAAGGTCGCGGCCCGGCTACAACACCTGGGTCTGATCGAGACACGGCGCGGACGGGGCGGCGGGCTGACGCTCACCACGACCGGGCGCACCGCCTCGGTCGGCCAGCTGGTCCGGGAGCTCGAGGGGGTCGGCGATGTCGTCGACTGCGAGGGGGATGTGCCGTGTCCGCTGCGGCAGGGCTGCCGGCTGCGGATGGCGCTGCGCCGGGCGCAGGAGGCGTTCCTCGCCTCGCTCGACCCCCTCACGGTCGACGATCTGGTGGCGTCCCCGACCGGCCCGGTACTGCTGGGGCTGGTCGGGCGCGCACCCGGACTGTCCCCATGA
- a CDS encoding AI-2E family transporter, translating into MSSDSPPPPERPGGRGVRPRRGVAGGPAGRASRAVARARRSGSAALTAAVRRAGDENGRVHPGLRLTAAYTWRLMVIGVAVYLAFTVLGRFELVAIAVFLALVATALLRPLADLLARVCPRPLAVALAVFGTLFAVLGLLALVGNAAAAEAGRLVGELRGGIGRIERWLEGPPFHVRHGVLSGTHDKVTAFVSRHRATLISRALSSAGRVVEAGTALFLALFCSIFFIHSGDRMWQWFRGQLPERARSPWERAARAAWTTFAGYTRGIIVVAASNAALVGIALFLLRVPLALPLTLLVFFATFVPLIGSPIALAVATVVALAGRGPAIAAVVLLLIVAVGQFEGHVLHPLVMSWAVRLHPVVVAISVIAGSIVAGVVGAVVAVPMVSVAWSVTRALRGRPPGEA; encoded by the coding sequence GTGAGCAGCGACTCTCCTCCCCCGCCCGAGCGGCCGGGAGGCCGGGGCGTACGCCCTCGGCGTGGGGTGGCGGGCGGACCGGCGGGGCGGGCCTCGCGGGCGGTGGCGCGGGCCCGCCGCTCCGGCTCCGCGGCCCTGACGGCGGCGGTGCGCCGGGCGGGGGACGAGAACGGACGGGTCCATCCCGGGCTGCGGCTGACCGCCGCGTACACATGGCGTCTGATGGTCATCGGGGTGGCCGTCTATCTGGCGTTCACGGTGCTGGGGCGGTTCGAGCTCGTCGCGATCGCGGTGTTCCTGGCGCTGGTGGCCACCGCGTTGCTGCGCCCGCTGGCCGATCTGCTGGCGCGGGTGTGTCCCAGGCCGCTGGCGGTGGCGCTGGCGGTGTTCGGCACGCTGTTCGCGGTGTTGGGGCTGCTGGCGCTGGTGGGGAACGCGGCGGCCGCGGAGGCGGGTCGGCTGGTGGGTGAGCTGCGCGGCGGGATCGGCCGGATCGAGCGGTGGCTGGAGGGGCCGCCGTTCCATGTGCGGCACGGGGTGCTGTCGGGGACCCACGACAAGGTCACCGCCTTTGTGTCACGGCATCGCGCGACGCTGATCAGCAGGGCGCTCAGCAGCGCCGGGCGGGTCGTGGAGGCGGGCACGGCACTGTTCCTGGCCCTGTTCTGTTCGATCTTCTTCATCCATTCCGGCGACCGGATGTGGCAGTGGTTCCGGGGCCAGCTCCCCGAGCGCGCCCGCTCCCCGTGGGAGCGTGCGGCGCGGGCGGCGTGGACCACCTTCGCCGGGTACACCCGGGGCATCATCGTCGTGGCCGCCTCCAACGCGGCCCTGGTCGGCATCGCGTTGTTCCTGCTGCGGGTGCCGCTGGCCCTGCCGCTGACGCTGCTGGTCTTCTTCGCGACGTTCGTCCCGCTGATCGGTTCGCCGATCGCGCTGGCGGTGGCGACGGTGGTGGCCCTGGCCGGGCGGGGTCCGGCCATCGCGGCCGTGGTGCTGTTGCTGATCGTGGCGGTCGGTCAGTTCGAGGGCCATGTGCTGCATCCGCTGGTGATGAGCTGGGCGGTGCGGCTCCATCCGGTGGTGGTGGCGATTTCGGTCATCGCCGGGAGCATCGTGGCGGGGGTGGTCGGGGCGGTGGTGGCCGTGCCCATGGTGTCCGTCGCCTGGTCGGTGACGCGGGCGCTGCGCGGGCGGCCGCCCGGCGAGGCCTGA
- a CDS encoding cysteine desulfurase-like protein, translating to MTYDITAIRAQFPALKAGSAHFDGPGGTQTPLPVIESISDALANPLANRGHLTAGERNAEALVQSARGAMADLLGADPAGIVFGRSATALIYDFSRTLAKTWSPGDEVVVSRLDHDSNIRPWVQAAEAAGATVRWADFDPATGELTPDDISAQLGDRTRLVAVTAASNLIGTRPDIPEISRRVHAAGALLHVDGVHYAAHAHVDIRRLGADFFVCSPYKFLGPHLGVLAADPELLETLTPDKLLPSTNAVPERFEFGTLPYEFLAGTRAAVDFLATLDPGAEGSRRDRLASSFAALEEHEATLRGRIDEGLAAMDPLTIHSRAVDRTPTVLLTIDGRDTTDAYRYLAGRGVDAPSGSFYAVEASRRLGLGDTGGLRIGLAPYTSAEDVDRLLEALSDFLRTPAPRG from the coding sequence GTGACATACGACATCACCGCCATCCGCGCACAGTTCCCCGCGCTGAAGGCCGGGTCGGCCCACTTCGACGGCCCGGGAGGCACCCAGACCCCGCTCCCCGTCATCGAGTCCATCTCCGACGCGCTGGCCAACCCCCTGGCCAACCGCGGCCACCTCACCGCGGGGGAGCGCAACGCCGAGGCCCTGGTCCAGTCGGCCCGGGGGGCCATGGCCGATCTGCTCGGCGCCGACCCGGCCGGGATCGTCTTCGGGCGCAGCGCCACCGCCCTCATCTACGACTTCTCCCGCACCCTCGCCAAGACCTGGTCGCCGGGCGACGAGGTGGTGGTGTCCCGGCTGGACCACGACTCCAACATCCGCCCGTGGGTCCAGGCCGCCGAGGCCGCCGGGGCCACCGTGCGCTGGGCCGACTTCGACCCCGCCACCGGCGAGCTGACCCCCGATGACATCAGCGCCCAGCTCGGCGACCGCACCCGGCTGGTCGCGGTCACCGCCGCCTCGAACCTGATCGGCACCCGCCCGGACATCCCGGAGATCTCCCGGCGGGTGCACGCGGCCGGGGCGCTGCTCCACGTCGACGGCGTGCACTACGCCGCCCACGCCCATGTCGACATCCGGCGGCTCGGAGCGGACTTCTTCGTCTGCTCCCCCTACAAGTTCCTCGGCCCCCACCTCGGCGTGCTGGCAGCCGACCCCGAGCTCCTGGAGACCCTGACCCCGGACAAGCTGCTCCCGTCGACGAACGCCGTCCCCGAGCGCTTCGAATTCGGCACCCTGCCCTATGAATTCCTCGCCGGCACCCGCGCCGCCGTCGACTTCCTCGCCACCCTGGACCCCGGCGCGGAAGGAAGCCGCAGGGACCGGCTGGCATCGTCGTTCGCGGCCCTCGAGGAGCACGAGGCCACGCTGCGCGGGCGCATCGACGAGGGGCTGGCCGCAATGGACCCGCTCACCATCCACTCCCGTGCTGTGGACCGCACCCCGACCGTGCTGCTGACCATCGACGGCCGCGACACCACCGACGCCTACCGCTACCTCGCCGGCCGTGGCGTCGACGCCCCCTCCGGTTCGTTCTACGCGGTGGAGGCATCCCGCAGGCTGGGCCTGGGCGACACCGGTGGGCTGCGTATCGGCCTGGCCCCCTACACCAGTGCCGAGGACGTGGACCGGCTGCTGGAGGCGCTCTCGGACTTCCTGCGCACTCCGGCCCCGCGCGGCTGA
- a CDS encoding TetR/AcrR family transcriptional regulator, whose protein sequence is MSRQMVRPGGRSARVQASVHTAVRELEAEVGRDGLTVPLIAQRAGVTPSTIYRRWGDLSQLLSDVAVERLRPETTPQDHGGLESDLTAWAEQFLDEMASPAGRAYIRDALLGDPDGSNAGQCSAYAADQVDVILTRAAERGEDTPGVETVVDHIVAPLMYRILFRPAGLDAAHARGLVAELLEGHATET, encoded by the coding sequence ATGAGCAGGCAGATGGTGCGCCCCGGGGGGCGCAGCGCCCGGGTCCAGGCATCGGTGCACACCGCCGTGCGCGAACTGGAGGCGGAGGTGGGCCGCGACGGTCTCACGGTGCCGCTGATCGCCCAGCGCGCGGGCGTCACCCCCTCCACGATCTACCGCCGCTGGGGAGACCTCAGCCAACTGCTGTCGGATGTCGCGGTCGAGCGTCTGCGGCCCGAGACCACGCCCCAGGACCACGGCGGTCTGGAGTCCGATCTGACGGCCTGGGCCGAGCAGTTCCTCGACGAGATGGCCTCCCCGGCCGGGCGTGCCTACATCCGCGACGCCCTGCTCGGCGACCCGGACGGCAGCAACGCCGGCCAGTGCTCGGCCTACGCCGCCGACCAGGTCGATGTCATCCTGACCCGCGCGGCCGAACGCGGGGAGGACACCCCCGGCGTCGAGACGGTCGTCGACCACATCGTGGCGCCCTTGATGTACCGCATCCTCTTCCGCCCCGCCGGGCTCGACGCCGCGCATGCCCGCGGACTCGTGGCGGAGCTGCTCGAAGGGCACGCCACCGAGACATGA
- a CDS encoding amidase, with protein sequence MRPHELSLTAAAEAIRARRLSPVELVDSVLDRVERLEPRLNAYATVTAERARRAAREAADEAAAGRLRGPLHGIPMGLKDLIDVAGVATTASSRVRADHRAQADSTVAARLSASGAVLVGKTHTHEFAYGLTTPQTHNAWDTGRVAGGSSGGSAVAVAAGTAAFALGTDTGGSIRVPAALNGVVGLKPTYGLVPRHGVTSLSWSLDHVGPLTRTVEDQALVLAVLAGHDPRDPASLDVPARDYRPGAAEDLTGLRVGVPRNYYFEHVDTEVEAAVRRAVERLEALGARLVEVEIPMTRYIQATQWGLMVPEATAYHERTLRTAPELYQADVRILLEAGELMPAGDYLRAQRSRTLMRREWARMLEDVDVIAAPTVPATAVKAGQETITWPDGTVEAVSDAYVRLSAPANLTGLPSLSVPVGHDTAGLPIGMQLLGRPLGEGVLLRVGHAYERTRPALEPARPALEPAPTA encoded by the coding sequence ATGCGGCCGCATGAGCTGTCCCTCACCGCGGCCGCCGAGGCGATCCGGGCCCGGCGGCTGTCCCCCGTCGAGCTGGTGGACTCCGTCCTGGACCGCGTCGAGCGGCTGGAACCCCGGCTGAACGCCTACGCCACGGTGACGGCTGAGCGGGCGCGCCGGGCCGCGCGCGAGGCCGCGGACGAAGCCGCGGCCGGCCGCCTCCGCGGCCCGCTGCACGGCATCCCGATGGGCCTGAAGGACCTGATCGACGTCGCGGGCGTGGCCACCACCGCGAGCTCCCGGGTCCGCGCCGACCACCGCGCCCAGGCGGACAGCACGGTCGCCGCCCGGCTGAGCGCGTCCGGCGCGGTCCTGGTCGGCAAGACCCACACCCATGAGTTCGCGTACGGGCTGACCACCCCGCAGACCCACAACGCCTGGGACACCGGCCGGGTCGCGGGCGGCTCCAGCGGCGGATCCGCCGTGGCCGTCGCCGCGGGCACCGCGGCCTTCGCCCTGGGCACCGACACCGGCGGATCCATCCGCGTCCCCGCCGCGCTCAACGGGGTCGTCGGCCTCAAGCCGACGTACGGCCTCGTCCCCCGCCACGGCGTCACCTCCCTTTCGTGGTCGCTGGACCACGTCGGCCCGCTCACCCGCACCGTCGAGGACCAGGCCCTGGTCCTGGCGGTCCTGGCCGGGCACGACCCCCGCGACCCCGCGTCCCTGGACGTGCCCGCACGGGACTACCGGCCGGGCGCGGCCGAGGACCTGACGGGACTGCGCGTCGGCGTGCCGCGCAACTACTACTTCGAGCACGTCGACACGGAGGTGGAGGCCGCGGTCCGGCGGGCCGTCGAGCGGCTCGAGGCCCTGGGCGCCCGCCTCGTCGAGGTCGAGATCCCCATGACCCGCTACATCCAGGCCACGCAGTGGGGCCTGATGGTGCCGGAGGCCACCGCGTACCACGAGCGCACCCTGCGCACGGCGCCGGAGCTGTACCAGGCGGATGTGCGCATCCTGCTGGAGGCGGGTGAACTGATGCCCGCCGGGGACTATCTGCGCGCCCAGCGCTCCCGCACCCTGATGCGGCGGGAGTGGGCGCGCATGCTGGAGGACGTCGATGTGATCGCCGCCCCGACGGTCCCGGCCACCGCGGTGAAGGCCGGTCAGGAGACGATCACCTGGCCGGACGGCACCGTCGAGGCCGTCTCCGACGCCTATGTGCGCCTCTCGGCCCCCGCCAACCTCACCGGGCTGCCGTCGCTGTCCGTCCCGGTCGGCCACGACACGGCGGGCCTGCCGATCGGCATGCAGTTGCTCGGGCGGCCGCTCGGGGAGGGTGTGCTGCTGCGGGTCGGTCACGCCTACGAGCGGACGCGGCCCGCACTCGAGCCGGCGCGGCCCGCACTCGAGCCGGCGCCCACGGCCTGA
- a CDS encoding MBL fold metallo-hydrolase, producing the protein MHTPQAIDIPFWTVGDIAVHRVDEVLLPPQTGPWLLPDATTDVVSRQDWLRPDFADQDGTLRIASHSFAFEVGGARVLVDTGIGNGKTRANPAWHDLRTDYLERLAAAGFPRESIDLVILTHLHTDHVGWNTHEVDGAWVPTFPHARYLTSRAEREFWAAYDMDEPRTQMFLDSVIPVEDAGRLDLVDVPDEGTEVLPGLRLIPTPGHTPGHIALQLDSRDERALITGDCVHHPVQLAHPAIGSCVDIAPEQSEATRHKLFGALADTGTLLLGTHFPPPTAGHVITHENAYRLSPVLPGAR; encoded by the coding sequence ATGCATACACCCCAGGCCATCGACATCCCCTTCTGGACCGTGGGCGACATCGCCGTCCACCGCGTCGACGAGGTGCTCCTGCCGCCGCAGACCGGGCCATGGCTGCTGCCCGACGCCACCACGGACGTGGTCTCGCGGCAGGACTGGCTGCGCCCCGACTTCGCCGACCAGGACGGCACCCTGCGCATCGCCAGCCACAGCTTCGCCTTCGAGGTGGGCGGGGCGCGGGTCCTGGTCGACACCGGCATCGGCAACGGCAAGACGCGGGCCAACCCGGCCTGGCACGATCTGCGGACCGACTACCTGGAGCGCCTGGCCGCCGCCGGGTTCCCCCGGGAATCCATCGACCTGGTGATCCTCACCCATCTGCACACCGACCACGTCGGCTGGAACACCCATGAGGTGGACGGCGCATGGGTGCCCACCTTTCCGCACGCGCGCTACCTCACCTCCCGCGCCGAGCGGGAGTTCTGGGCGGCCTACGACATGGACGAGCCGCGCACCCAGATGTTCCTCGACTCCGTGATTCCGGTCGAGGACGCGGGACGGCTCGATCTGGTCGACGTCCCGGACGAGGGCACCGAGGTCCTCCCCGGACTGCGGCTGATCCCCACGCCCGGGCACACCCCCGGCCATATCGCCCTTCAGCTCGACAGCCGCGACGAGCGGGCGCTGATCACGGGCGACTGCGTCCACCACCCCGTCCAGCTCGCCCACCCCGCCATCGGCTCATGCGTCGACATCGCCCCCGAGCAGTCCGAGGCCACCCGCCACAAGCTCTTCGGCGCCCTCGCCGACACGGGCACCCTCCTGCTCGGCACCCACTTCCCGCCGCCCACCGCCGGTCATGTGATCACCCACGAGAATGCCTACCGGCTCTCGCCCGTGCTCCCGGGCGCGCGCTGA
- a CDS encoding acyltransferase family protein, with product MLSRGDRLPSLTGLRFLLAGVVLAGHVLTLGRFFEDQGVYEAADASSMASAAAVSSFFLLSGFVLAWNASPADTAVRFWRRRLVKIFPNHVVTWSLMLGLLMATGTAALLPVPDPGPGEAVRNLLLVHAWVPDMADFSSVNPVTWSISCEAFFYLLFPLLIRPVRALPARLLWPVIALVAALVVTMPLVAMAVTDEAAPGSWSPLSTERWWLIYFFPPVRLLEFVLGLVLARAVQLDRWPTLRPRWPLLALAGVFAARTELPEEYLWGAATCLPMAALIPAIATRDVEGRESLLGRRGPVLLGEASFALYMVHFPLLYEIRVLLDRRTFDTVTAALLSVVVSAFCVAVSLLLWRGVEVPMMRHFARPRGRSVPAAEPAPGDRTAPLRQQDPAP from the coding sequence GTGTTGTCGCGGGGCGATCGGCTGCCGTCGTTGACGGGGCTTCGCTTTCTGCTGGCCGGTGTGGTGTTGGCGGGCCATGTGCTGACGCTGGGCAGATTCTTCGAGGACCAGGGGGTCTATGAGGCCGCCGACGCCTCGTCCATGGCGAGCGCGGCGGCGGTCTCCTCGTTCTTCCTGCTCAGCGGTTTCGTACTGGCGTGGAACGCCTCCCCGGCCGACACCGCCGTCCGGTTCTGGCGCCGCCGGCTGGTGAAGATCTTCCCCAACCATGTGGTGACCTGGTCGCTGATGCTGGGCCTGCTCATGGCGACGGGCACCGCCGCGTTGCTTCCGGTGCCGGACCCGGGGCCGGGGGAGGCGGTCCGGAATCTGCTGCTGGTGCACGCCTGGGTCCCCGACATGGCCGATTTCAGCAGCGTCAACCCGGTGACCTGGTCCATCTCCTGCGAGGCGTTCTTCTACCTCCTCTTCCCCCTGCTGATCCGGCCGGTGCGCGCCCTCCCGGCACGGCTGCTCTGGCCGGTGATCGCCCTGGTGGCGGCGCTGGTGGTGACGATGCCGCTGGTGGCGATGGCCGTCACCGACGAGGCGGCTCCCGGGAGCTGGTCACCGCTGTCGACGGAGCGCTGGTGGCTGATCTACTTCTTCCCGCCGGTGCGGCTGCTGGAGTTCGTCCTCGGACTGGTGCTCGCCCGGGCGGTCCAGCTCGACCGCTGGCCCACGCTGCGTCCGCGGTGGCCGCTGCTCGCCCTGGCGGGGGTCTTCGCGGCGCGGACGGAGCTGCCCGAGGAGTACCTGTGGGGAGCCGCGACCTGTCTGCCGATGGCCGCCCTCATCCCGGCCATCGCCACCCGCGATGTCGAAGGGCGGGAGAGCCTGCTCGGGCGCCGTGGGCCGGTGCTGCTGGGCGAGGCGTCGTTCGCGCTGTACATGGTGCACTTCCCGCTGCTGTACGAGATCCGGGTGCTGCTGGACCGGCGGACGTTCGACACGGTGACCGCCGCGCTGTTGTCCGTGGTGGTGTCGGCCTTCTGCGTGGCGGTGTCGCTGCTGCTGTGGCGCGGTGTCGAGGTGCCGATGATGCGTCACTTCGCCCGCCCCCGTGGCCGTTCCGTACCGGCTGCCGAGCCCGCGCCCGGCGACCGGACCGCACCCCTGCGCCAGCAGGACCCCGCTCCTTGA
- a CDS encoding winged helix DNA-binding domain-containing protein, translating into MTVLDRQALGRATLARQLLLDRADMPVHDAVAHLCGMQAQEPQEPFTGLWSRLRAFDPGVLSDLLTGRSVVRTHLMRRTVHLVTADDIVAWRARHDAMLRQRVLGTYRRELEGVDLDELAAAGRAVMADGEPRSMAELVRALADRWPAPAPRALGEMLIAALVPVAQAPPRGLWRSRGGVRNVLLSSWLGRPVDAPASDGADPVGQALVRRYLAAFGPASSADLRGWCGLAGLPAAVAAIREELVTFRDERGRELLDLPDAPRPDPDTPAPVRFLPAFDNAILGYHDRGRIIDDAHRGLSVAGERVVLVDGRVAATWRVDDATVVVTPLGRLSSADRTAVGEEGRELASFLSDGESHRVRVATSPD; encoded by the coding sequence ATGACCGTTCTCGACCGCCAGGCGCTGGGCCGGGCGACACTCGCCCGGCAGTTGCTGCTCGATCGGGCCGATATGCCGGTCCACGACGCCGTCGCGCATCTGTGTGGCATGCAGGCGCAGGAACCGCAGGAGCCGTTCACCGGGCTCTGGTCACGGCTGCGCGCGTTCGACCCGGGCGTCCTCTCGGACCTGCTGACCGGTCGGAGCGTGGTGCGGACCCACCTCATGCGCCGTACCGTCCACCTCGTCACCGCCGATGACATCGTGGCCTGGCGCGCCCGCCACGACGCCATGCTGCGCCAGCGGGTACTCGGGACCTACCGTCGCGAGCTGGAGGGGGTGGACCTCGACGAACTCGCCGCCGCGGGCCGGGCGGTGATGGCCGACGGCGAGCCCCGCTCGATGGCCGAGCTGGTGCGGGCGCTGGCCGACCGCTGGCCCGCCCCGGCACCGCGGGCACTGGGCGAGATGCTGATCGCCGCCCTCGTCCCGGTGGCGCAGGCGCCGCCACGCGGGCTGTGGCGCTCCCGGGGAGGTGTGCGTAACGTCCTGCTCTCCTCCTGGCTGGGCCGACCGGTGGACGCGCCCGCCTCCGACGGCGCCGACCCGGTCGGGCAGGCGCTGGTACGGCGCTATCTGGCCGCCTTCGGCCCCGCGTCCTCGGCCGATCTGCGCGGCTGGTGCGGCCTCGCCGGGCTCCCGGCCGCGGTGGCCGCGATACGGGAGGAGCTGGTCACCTTCCGCGATGAACGCGGCCGGGAGCTGCTCGACCTCCCCGACGCGCCACGTCCCGACCCCGACACCCCCGCGCCGGTGCGGTTCCTGCCCGCGTTCGACAACGCGATCCTCGGGTACCACGACCGCGGCCGGATCATCGACGACGCCCACCGCGGCCTGTCGGTCGCCGGGGAGCGCGTGGTGCTGGTGGACGGCCGTGTCGCCGCGACCTGGAGGGTGGACGACGCCACCGTGGTCGTCACCCCGCTGGGCCGCCTCTCCTCGGCCGACCGCACGGCCGTCGGAGAGGAGGGCCGGGAACTGGCGTCGTTCCTCTCCGACGGCGAAAGCCACCGCGTGCGCGTCGCCACGTCGCCGGACTGA
- a CDS encoding DinB family protein — MTAATTPATTPATTLDGERADLLAELAAARSALTRTVRELGDEQAGERPTVSALCLGGLIKHVAAIEEGWLRFVLEGPSALRYDLPDGVTWADLAAGTAREIPQWAIDNQNNFQMLPGETLAGVLRRYEEVAARSEEIITAVPDLSATHPLPEAPWNEPGAAHSVRRVLMHVIAETAQHAGHADIIRESLDGQKSG; from the coding sequence GTGACCGCCGCCACCACTCCCGCCACCACTCCCGCCACCACTCTCGACGGCGAGCGGGCCGACCTGCTCGCCGAACTCGCCGCCGCGCGATCCGCCCTGACCAGGACGGTGCGCGAGCTCGGCGACGAGCAGGCCGGCGAACGCCCGACGGTCAGCGCGCTGTGCCTGGGCGGGCTGATCAAGCATGTCGCGGCCATCGAGGAGGGCTGGCTGCGCTTCGTCCTCGAAGGCCCGTCAGCGCTGCGTTACGACCTGCCCGACGGTGTCACCTGGGCCGACCTCGCGGCCGGTACCGCACGGGAGATCCCGCAGTGGGCGATCGACAACCAGAACAACTTCCAGATGCTGCCCGGTGAGACGCTGGCCGGTGTCCTCCGGCGCTACGAGGAGGTCGCCGCCCGGAGCGAGGAGATCATCACCGCCGTCCCCGACCTGTCGGCGACGCACCCGCTGCCCGAGGCGCCCTGGAACGAGCCGGGCGCGGCGCACAGCGTGCGCCGGGTGCTGATGCACGTCATCGCCGAGACCGCCCAGCACGCCGGGCACGCGGACATCATCCGCGAGTCGCTCGACGGGCAGAAGTCCGGCTGA